DNA from Arthrobacter sp. PvP023:
TCGGAATCGATACCGCAGGAGACCACGGTTATGGCTGAAAAAGCCCCGGGAGGCGTGCAGTCCGTTGAGCGCGTCTTCGAACTTTTGGAACTGATCACTGACGCCGGCGGAGACGTCACGCTCAGCGAGCTGTCTTCCTCCACCGACCTGCCTCTTCCCACGATCCACCGCCTGCTGCGCACCCTGGTCACGCTGGGCTACATCCGCCAGCTGCCGAACCGGCGGTACGCACTCGGTCCCCGGCTCATCCGGCTCGGCGAAGGTGCCAACAAGCAGCTCGGTGCACTCGCGCGTCCGCAGCTCAAGTCCCTCGTGGACCGGCTGGGGGAGACGTCCAACATGGCTGTCCTGGACTCGGACATGGTCATCTACGTGGCCCAGGTGCCGTCCCTGCACTCCATGCGCATGTTCACCGAGGTGGGCCGCCGCGCGCACACCCACGCCACCGGCGTCGGCAAGGCGATCCTGGCCCAGCTGGATGACGAGACGGTCCGCGGAATCGTCCAGCGCAGCGGCATGCCCACGCCCACCCCCAAGAGCATCGGTGACATCGACTCCCTGCTCCTTGACCTCAAGCTGATCCGTGAACGCGGCTATTCCATCGACGAGGAGGAGCAGGAGATCGGCGTCCGCTGCTTTGCGATGGCAGTCCCCAACGCGCCGACGCCCACGGCCATCTCGGTGTCCGGGCCGGTGTCGCGCGTGGACCAGTCCTTCGCCGAACGCGCCGTGCCGCTCCTGCGCGAAGCAGCCCAGACGATCTCCGACGAGCTCAACCAGAACTGACCTCCCGCCGTCGTAATTGCTGCCAGTTCGGCGTCACGTCGGCAAGTTCGACGGCGGTCTGTCCTAAACCAGCGTGCCGTCGCTGACGGTGCCGCTTTCCCCGCCGGCCGCTTCGAGCGAGATCATCGGGGACCTGCGCTCCAGCGCCCGGAAGACAACGTAGCCGAGGGCGCATCCGAGGAACCAGCTGTAGTTGCCGATCCACGTGGCGTTCACCGCGGTGGCGCCGGTGTCGAGCAGGATCTTGGGGATCAGCACGGAGGCAATGGAGATTGCGCCGCTGATGGCCACCGCCTTGACGGCGTTCGGGTTGTAGCCGTTCCGAAACCAGTACCGGCCGGTGGTCTTCAGCGTGTACATGTCGTCCACCCAGACCTTCTGGCGGCTCACCACGTAGTACCCGGCGATCAGGATGCCGAACAGCGGGCCTATCAACGCGCCCAGGACGCCCAGTGTGTAGTGGATCGCGTCGTTGTTGGAGTACCAGTTCCACGGGGTCAGGATGACGGAGCCGACGGCGGCAATCATGCCGCCTGCCCGCCAGCTGATTTTCTGCGGGCTGACATT
Protein-coding regions in this window:
- a CDS encoding IclR family transcriptional regulator translates to MAEKAPGGVQSVERVFELLELITDAGGDVTLSELSSSTDLPLPTIHRLLRTLVTLGYIRQLPNRRYALGPRLIRLGEGANKQLGALARPQLKSLVDRLGETSNMAVLDSDMVIYVAQVPSLHSMRMFTEVGRRAHTHATGVGKAILAQLDDETVRGIVQRSGMPTPTPKSIGDIDSLLLDLKLIRERGYSIDEEEQEIGVRCFAMAVPNAPTPTAISVSGPVSRVDQSFAERAVPLLREAAQTISDELNQN